A stretch of the Bacteroidia bacterium genome encodes the following:
- the lepA gene encoding elongation factor 4 — protein MKHIRNFCIIAHIDHGKSTLADRLLEVTKTISKREMMDQVLDDMDLERERGITIKSHAIQMMHEVRGKKYIYNLIDTPGHVDFSYEVSRALAACEGALLLVDASQGIQAQTISNLYLAIENGLEIIPVLNKIDLPSADPETVKDQIVDLVGCKREEILHASGKTGHGVPEILEAIVDRIPPPKGDPNAPLQALIFDSVFNSFRGIIAYFKVVNGTLKKNDLVKFIATEKEYHADEVGVLKLGMEACPEISAGNVGYIISGIKAAAEVKVGDTITHVENPCAEVVKGFEDVKPMVFAGIYPVDTEDYEELRDSMEKLKLNDASLTWEPESSAALGFGFRCGFLGMLHMEIIQERLEREFNMTVITTVPNVSYYAYTMKGVELHLKNPSDFPDPSTLERVEEPFIKANIITKAEFVGSVMGLCIEKRGSIINQSYLTTDRVELVFEMPLAEIVFDFYDKLKTISKGYASFDYHPIGYKTSDLVRLDILVNGDMVDALSALIHRDRAYDFGRKICEKLKELIPRQQFQIAIQAAIGAKIIARETISALRKDVTAKCYGGDISRKRKLLEKQKEGKKRMRQIGAVEIPQSAFMAVLKLD, from the coding sequence ATGAAACACATCCGTAATTTTTGCATTATCGCGCACATTGACCACGGGAAGAGTACCCTGGCGGATCGCTTGCTGGAAGTAACAAAAACCATCAGCAAGCGGGAGATGATGGATCAGGTGCTGGACGACATGGATCTGGAACGTGAACGCGGGATCACGATCAAGAGTCATGCGATCCAGATGATGCATGAAGTGCGCGGGAAGAAATATATTTATAATCTGATTGACACCCCGGGGCACGTTGACTTCTCGTATGAGGTATCCCGTGCCTTGGCCGCCTGTGAAGGAGCATTGTTGCTGGTGGATGCCTCTCAGGGGATTCAGGCCCAAACCATTTCCAACTTATACTTAGCCATTGAGAACGGCCTGGAGATCATTCCGGTTTTAAATAAGATTGATCTACCTTCAGCAGATCCGGAAACGGTGAAGGATCAGATTGTAGATCTGGTGGGATGTAAGCGGGAGGAGATTTTGCATGCCAGCGGAAAAACAGGTCATGGAGTTCCTGAAATTCTGGAAGCCATTGTAGATCGCATTCCTCCTCCCAAGGGAGATCCGAATGCTCCTTTACAGGCATTGATCTTTGATTCGGTTTTCAATTCTTTTCGTGGGATCATTGCCTATTTCAAGGTGGTGAACGGCACATTGAAAAAAAACGACCTTGTCAAGTTCATTGCCACTGAAAAAGAATACCATGCGGATGAGGTAGGCGTTCTGAAACTGGGAATGGAAGCATGTCCGGAGATTTCAGCAGGAAACGTGGGATATATTATTTCAGGAATCAAAGCCGCCGCCGAGGTAAAAGTGGGAGATACGATCACGCACGTTGAAAACCCCTGTGCAGAAGTGGTAAAAGGGTTTGAAGATGTAAAACCGATGGTATTTGCGGGAATTTATCCTGTGGATACAGAAGACTATGAAGAGCTGCGGGATAGTATGGAGAAGCTGAAGCTGAATGATGCCTCGCTCACCTGGGAACCGGAGAGTTCAGCTGCGTTAGGATTTGGTTTCCGTTGCGGGTTTTTGGGAATGCTTCATATGGAGATCATTCAGGAACGGCTGGAGAGAGAATTTAACATGACGGTGATTACCACGGTACCCAACGTATCGTATTACGCCTATACCATGAAAGGGGTGGAACTTCACCTCAAGAATCCATCTGATTTTCCGGACCCAAGTACATTGGAGCGTGTAGAAGAGCCATTTATCAAGGCAAACATCATTACAAAGGCAGAATTTGTTGGATCTGTGATGGGCTTATGCATTGAAAAGCGGGGAAGCATCATCAATCAGAGTTATCTGACCACAGACCGTGTGGAGTTGGTATTTGAAATGCCTTTGGCAGAGATCGTATTTGATTTTTACGACAAACTGAAAACCATTTCAAAAGGGTATGCTTCTTTTGATTACCATCCGATAGGATATAAAACTTCCGACCTTGTCCGATTAGATATTTTAGTAAACGGCGACATGGTAGACGCCTTGTCGGCTTTAATTCACCGCGACCGGGCGTACGATTTCGGGAGAAAGATTTGTGAGAAACTAAAAGAGCTGATTCCGCGACAGCAGTTCCAGATAGCCATACAGGCAGCGATAGGTGCAAAGATTATTGCCCGGGAAACAATTTCTGCCTTGCGAAAAGACGTAACTGCAAAATGTTACGGAGGGGATATTTCACGTAAGCGTAAACTTCTGGAGAAGCAGAAAGAAGGTAAGAAGCGCATGCGCCAGATTGGTGCGGTGGAAATTCCACAATCCGCTTTCATGGCGGTTTTGAAACTGGATTAA
- a CDS encoding gliding motility-associated C-terminal domain-containing protein, with translation MRIAPFLFFVAFGSVCIAQNQFINAGTDTTLCAGNATLTASVTNIPQSTAYTVASIPYAPVVPFNQGTVLPVPVDDEYSGVIPIGFTFCFYGTPHTDLLISTNNYLCFDLTQANQYSPWPINAAIPDPNYLTNMTPVDAIMGPWVDIDPSVGGIIRYNTYGTAPFRYFVVSFENVPYFSCNNLLYTGQMVLFETTNIIETHIMLSQICSTWNGGAAIHGLHNNNGTQADFVTGRNYPTQWQVTNDGYRWSPSGPPTSYTIAWTDLSNLQNVGNTAQITVTPTTNTCYQATVTYGCSNASFSDTVCVNIGIPGLSLTSGNILCNGQTNGSANITVTGPGPYTYNWSTGATTPGISGLGAGVYTVTVSDGNCTYTGTVTVTEPLPLTVLGANGTDTCSIGTGFTAVIPSGGTGPYSYQWSNGQTGASATGLNAGTYSCVITDANGCTTTVSQNVGNLAGPTAVINTSQTSYATNEPVQFSDGSSGGGGNLVAWTWIIGTNTYTTQNPPPQTYTTQGNYCATLIVTNSLGCTDSTTDCILIADSVMIPNVITPNGDGQNDMLEFKNLEAYPGSRLMIYNRWGNLIYENGSYANDWNAKNVSDGTYYFILTVNDGKNTVRYGYLTVLKNK, from the coding sequence ATGAGGATCGCCCCGTTCCTGTTTTTCGTTGCCTTCGGAAGTGTCTGTATCGCACAGAACCAGTTCATCAATGCCGGAACTGATACCACGCTTTGTGCAGGAAATGCAACACTCACAGCTTCTGTTACTAATATCCCGCAGTCCACCGCCTATACGGTGGCATCAATCCCTTACGCTCCGGTTGTTCCTTTTAACCAGGGAACCGTGCTGCCCGTGCCGGTGGATGATGAATATTCCGGTGTTATTCCCATCGGTTTTACTTTTTGTTTTTACGGAACACCGCACACGGATCTGCTGATCTCCACCAACAATTACCTCTGCTTCGATCTCACTCAGGCCAATCAATATTCTCCCTGGCCGATCAATGCGGCGATTCCGGATCCGAATTATCTCACCAATATGACTCCTGTGGATGCCATCATGGGTCCATGGGTGGATATAGATCCCAGTGTTGGTGGGATTATCCGCTACAACACCTACGGTACCGCCCCCTTCAGGTATTTTGTGGTCAGCTTTGAAAATGTTCCTTATTTCTCCTGCAATAACCTGCTTTACACCGGACAGATGGTTCTTTTTGAAACTACCAATATCATCGAAACACATATTATGCTTAGCCAGATCTGCTCCACCTGGAACGGAGGTGCGGCTATTCACGGTCTGCACAATAACAATGGCACACAGGCAGATTTTGTAACAGGAAGAAATTATCCGACGCAATGGCAGGTCACGAATGATGGCTACCGCTGGTCGCCTTCCGGACCACCCACCAGTTATACCATTGCCTGGACCGATCTTTCAAACCTGCAGAACGTGGGCAACACAGCACAGATCACCGTGACTCCTACTACCAACACCTGTTACCAGGCCACAGTAACTTACGGATGCAGCAATGCTTCTTTCAGCGATACGGTTTGTGTGAACATAGGAATTCCCGGCCTCTCGCTTACTTCCGGCAATATTCTTTGTAATGGTCAAACCAACGGTTCAGCCAATATTACCGTTACAGGTCCGGGGCCTTACACATACAACTGGTCCACCGGGGCTACTACTCCCGGCATTTCCGGTCTTGGAGCAGGCGTTTATACCGTTACGGTTTCCGACGGAAATTGTACGTATACCGGAACGGTCACCGTTACTGAACCACTACCACTAACGGTTCTCGGAGCAAACGGAACCGATACTTGCTCTATCGGAACCGGCTTTACCGCCGTCATCCCTTCGGGAGGAACCGGCCCTTATTCCTACCAGTGGTCGAACGGACAAACCGGCGCCAGCGCAACCGGATTGAATGCGGGCACCTATTCATGTGTTATAACGGATGCGAATGGTTGTACCACTACGGTGAGTCAGAATGTGGGAAATCTCGCCGGACCCACAGCGGTGATTAATACATCCCAAACTTCGTATGCTACAAACGAACCCGTGCAGTTCAGTGATGGTTCCAGCGGAGGAGGAGGGAACCTTGTGGCATGGACATGGATCATCGGAACCAACACCTATACCACACAGAATCCGCCGCCGCAAACATATACGACGCAGGGAAATTACTGTGCTACACTTATTGTTACCAACAGCCTGGGATGTACGGATTCCACTACAGATTGCATCCTGATTGCCGATAGTGTAATGATCCCGAATGTGATTACACCCAATGGCGACGGGCAGAATGACATGCTGGAATTTAAAAATCTGGAAGCCTATCCCGGAAGCCGCCTGATGATCTATAACCGCTGGGGAAATCTTATTTACGAGAATGGCAGTTATGCTAACGACTGGAATGCAAAAAACGTGAGCGATGGAACCTATTATTTTATTCTGACTGTGAACGACGGAAAGAACACGGTGCGTTACGGTTATCTAACGGTATTAAAAAACAAATAG
- a CDS encoding gliding motility-associated C-terminal domain-containing protein, whose product MKFFSLLTGLVFLHSLFGQITPQIVPGTCAPPNTTTAKIPAPFDGSGSLGQTYTLSKCGLNYVTATNKLGQRFSPPGVLQPATYSIAGLPVCAVIEKAFLYMDASGNGMAVTATITNPANTTQNFPMTMIGNCQDKCWGYSGTYSYRADVTSIIQGNGNYMVSGLPTSTTTPGNDADGATLIIIYSDPSMTYLGDIVIWDGCNVGIGTQNPSTMTGLSVCATPSLARGFLIIADFQSIGGMVSVNGSPYFNIADDWWNFVDQSTTVTSSQTNSTFGADGNGSDCFNLMMIGLYWQTTACTTCVPQSGVLPVTATNGSSACNPCSGTSTVTPNGGTPPYSYTWNTVPVQTTQTATGLCPGTYIVTVSDAACLAGMDTIVISSPNPVTAGATSTNVACFGQSTGTATATPSGGTAPFTYNWSPSGGTNSTATGLTAGTYTVTITDANGCTATATVTITQPGQLLATASALVNVTCAGGTNGSAGVNPAGGTPPYSYLWSPSSQTLQTATGLAAGIYTVTITDVNGCSTTATVTVTQPAPMSAPTTTAADTCGMSTGSVNVNVTGGTGPYTYSWAPVNGNGAALGNLNGGTYTVTITDANGCTTTATGTVNSLAGPTAAFTVNPMAGSSSTPFSVTDGSTGGSGNIIAWFWNFGDSSFTSQNPPTQYLQGSGTHCIELVVVSNLGCRDTANICLEIVDSISVPNVITPNGDSHNEYLVFDNLDQFPGSRIVIYNRWGNLIYETADYLNNWNAMDVSDGVYYFVLWVADSKNTVKAGWVAVMGRGKK is encoded by the coding sequence ATGAAGTTCTTTTCACTGTTAACAGGATTAGTATTTCTGCATTCACTCTTCGGACAAATCACTCCGCAGATTGTCCCCGGCACCTGTGCGCCACCAAACACTACCACAGCAAAAATTCCGGCACCTTTTGACGGCAGTGGTTCACTCGGGCAAACGTACACTCTTTCAAAATGCGGCCTGAATTATGTAACCGCTACCAACAAACTGGGACAGCGTTTTTCTCCTCCCGGTGTTCTTCAGCCTGCAACCTATTCCATTGCAGGACTTCCTGTTTGCGCTGTGATTGAAAAAGCATTTTTATACATGGATGCTTCCGGAAACGGAATGGCGGTAACCGCAACGATCACCAATCCGGCAAATACTACGCAGAATTTTCCCATGACCATGATCGGAAACTGTCAGGATAAATGCTGGGGTTACAGCGGCACCTACTCTTACCGTGCGGATGTGACTTCCATTATTCAGGGTAATGGGAATTATATGGTGAGCGGTTTGCCTACCAGCACCACAACCCCTGGTAACGATGCCGACGGTGCTACATTGATCATTATTTATTCCGACCCTTCAATGACTTATCTGGGCGACATTGTGATTTGGGATGGTTGTAATGTGGGAATAGGAACGCAGAATCCCAGTACTATGACCGGCTTATCTGTTTGCGCCACACCCAGCCTCGCCCGTGGATTTCTGATCATAGCCGATTTTCAAAGCATCGGCGGAATGGTGAGTGTGAACGGCAGCCCGTATTTCAACATTGCGGACGACTGGTGGAATTTTGTAGACCAGAGCACTACGGTTACAAGTTCTCAGACCAATTCAACGTTTGGCGCCGACGGAAACGGTTCTGATTGTTTCAACCTGATGATGATCGGACTTTACTGGCAAACCACTGCCTGCACCACCTGTGTACCACAGAGCGGAGTATTACCTGTAACAGCTACCAACGGAAGTTCAGCATGTAATCCTTGCAGTGGAACATCTACCGTAACACCGAACGGTGGAACGCCGCCGTATTCATACACCTGGAATACTGTGCCGGTGCAAACCACACAAACTGCAACAGGGTTGTGTCCGGGCACGTACATCGTAACAGTGAGTGATGCAGCCTGCCTTGCAGGAATGGACACGATTGTAATTAGTTCACCCAATCCGGTGACGGCGGGAGCCACTTCTACGAATGTGGCATGCTTCGGTCAGTCTACCGGTACAGCTACCGCCACACCTTCCGGAGGAACGGCACCCTTTACATATAACTGGTCACCTTCAGGCGGTACTAATTCCACCGCAACCGGGCTGACGGCAGGAACTTATACGGTCACCATCACGGATGCCAATGGCTGCACAGCTACGGCCACTGTAACCATCACACAGCCGGGGCAGTTACTTGCAACAGCATCGGCACTGGTAAATGTAACGTGTGCCGGCGGAACGAACGGAAGCGCGGGTGTGAATCCGGCAGGAGGAACTCCTCCGTATTCATACCTATGGTCACCTTCTTCTCAGACCTTGCAAACTGCCACCGGCCTGGCCGCGGGAATCTACACGGTAACTATTACGGACGTTAACGGTTGCAGTACAACAGCCACTGTTACCGTTACACAGCCGGCACCCATGAGCGCGCCCACTACCACTGCGGCCGACACCTGCGGTATGAGTACCGGAAGCGTGAATGTGAATGTAACAGGAGGAACAGGACCATACACGTATTCCTGGGCACCTGTTAACGGTAACGGAGCAGCACTGGGAAATCTGAACGGTGGCACTTACACTGTAACCATTACCGATGCGAACGGATGTACCACCACTGCAACAGGAACGGTGAACAGCCTGGCCGGTCCCACCGCAGCATTTACAGTTAATCCAATGGCAGGTTCAAGTTCTACTCCTTTCAGCGTAACCGACGGTTCCACAGGAGGAAGTGGAAATATTATTGCCTGGTTCTGGAACTTCGGAGATTCTTCTTTTACTTCTCAAAATCCTCCCACTCAGTATTTGCAGGGTTCGGGAACCCATTGCATAGAACTCGTAGTAGTGAGTAATCTTGGTTGTCGCGACACGGCCAATATTTGCCTGGAGATTGTGGATTCTATCTCAGTTCCCAACGTGATAACACCCAACGGCGATTCGCACAACGAATACCTTGTTTTCGATAACCTGGATCAGTTTCCTGGCAGCCGTATTGTGATCTATAACCGCTGGGGAAATCTTATTTACGAGACCGCGGATTACCTCAACAACTGGAATGCGATGGATGTGAGCGATGGAGTGTATTATTTTGTTTTGTGGGTGGCCGACAGCAAGAATACAGTGAAAGCGGGATGGGTGGCGGTGATGGGACGTGGAAAGAAGTGA